A window of Scophthalmus maximus strain ysfricsl-2021 chromosome 4, ASM2237912v1, whole genome shotgun sequence genomic DNA:
GGAGCGAAGGAAATCAAAAGTAAATTCAGCTGTCAAAGTTTTAATTTACTGACATAAAAGGACAATAACTGTTTTCCTCTGTGTACTTGTGCTATACTGTACATGGTGATTTTAACCCTGGGCTGTTTCATCAGACTGCCGGTCATCAGCACCAGTCTGCTCACACTGTGGCTGTGTTTTGGAAAAGCAGTTAAGAAAAGATAAGCATCTGTCATTatgtttattactttttaattcATATCAATTAAACCAATcaaaaaagcaggaaatgaaTGTCTGTTTAGCAGTTTGTTGCTCAGTAGCTCTGCTGATGTTATTCTGTTATTCTGGGATAGAAACGACTGCATTTCTCATACAGTTTTTATgtgctaaatgaatgaaaaatttgAAGCAGCAGCGCCTCTAAATCCTTgagctcatgaaaaaaaaatgtaattcatgaaaagcacagagagatatttgtacattttggcCAGTAGTGATGAATCTCTGACTGTGAGGCAAGTTGATATGTGAAATGAAGTGATCTCTGTGGCTGCGCTCAGTCTGTTGTTCTCAGATCTTGCTTGCTGACCTGCCTCGGTTCAAACTGCACCGTGTTTAGTTTGGTGGGTTTGGTTCATCAAATCAATTCAGGCCACAGCCTCTAGTATCTCTTCTATTCTTATGCTGTTCAGAATCTTTTCCAAACTATCTCTCCTCTAGCCCTACACTGTATCTGTGgtttaattatatttttctctcttctttcaacTGATTTGACCCTGCTTGTAGAGGAGGACTGAGGCAATTCTGCAGAGACTTGAAGCCTGGACCCACAGGATCTATTGTTTGTGGCAAAGAACGTTAACGGACATAAATCAgacagaaatataaatacattttgcagtttaacacaaacagacatgaaaaaacaacaatttaaaacacTTGTATAGTAAATAAAGTCTGTAATTTGTTTGTGCtaaaaccacacagacacacattttacaATTACATGAGGCTTTGCAGAGAAGATACAGTGTACTGTACAAGCCATTATGCACTATTATCAGtcaattattttacattacacTGCCATGCATATCTCAAATACTTGCAAAACATAATTAACTTTGTTACATTTATATCCTTAGATccattttatttctaattccTGTTTGTAGTTGAGAGGAGGATAAAACTTTGTGTCCCAAGGGAATCAAAATGACCttaactgctttcagacatgcactgacattttcctgataaTGCAAATATTCCTCTGGACATTCTCCGGAAATTTAACTGCCAATCCGTAAAATATCTGAGTGAGCCCATCTGAGAAAACAGCACGAAACTCActggagaattcacagcgagcgagtgtgcgtgatgatgactgtaaacgaaaacactgctttccacagagGAATATATGTCTTTCCTCCTGCATCGGGAGATATTTGCATAAAGTCAAATCTTTCTCAACTTCCTCACATCACCTCACACGGCACTTCTTCAGTCTTAAGTCACGTCTAAACAGATGTTCGCTCTGCAAGTAAAAACGTAAAACCTTTCATTTGAACAGGGAAAGTGCTGCAACATAATGTGACCATGTCAGTCCATTCTCCCAACTGGACGTCCAGGATCATAATTCTGTGTATCACAGCTCCATGAAACAACCTGCCccttcaagtcaagtcaattttttttttatacagccCAATATCACAAATCACAAGTTTCCCTAAAGGGGGTTTATACTCTGTACAGCATATGACAccctcccaaaaaaataaccttctaacaagtgaaaataatgaaaaaagttGAGGAAAAGAGACTGAGGATGTACAGGATGTACAGAATAGAACAACATCATAGATTTACATGTTTGTAAAATCTAGGTGACAAAATTATGGACTATAAACAACTTTGAGGTGTCAACAGCATGATCCATGCGACCTCCTCTCCTGACCCTGTTCCCCTTTGTCTCCTTTACTGTCTCTGCTAAAAAGACCCAAAAATATACTTAACAAATATTTAATCTGCAAAGACTGGCATCACATAATTCCTCTAGACTCATGCAgtatttatgaatatgaatttaaGCAGAAAAACTCACCAAACATGGCATTTTGAAGATAAGTCATACTGGAGCCCTGCATATTAACTTAAACATGACCATTTATCAATGTACCACTCAGGATCTTTAGGCTGGAAACcgttttaaatttaaattggcACATTTAGCATTTTAATGAATCATGTTCCGCCCGGTGAGGAGATCAGCTTGACACCTCTGTGGACTGTACAGTCTCACCCACCAGCAGCCCACAGGTTACAGGGCTAATAGTGATGAAGTCATCTGGTGTCATGATGCGGTTGGTGGTACAACCGCATCCCATCAGACAGATCAATACCAGGGCTATTGTTGAGCTGCCTCATGTGTAAGAAGCTTTTCCCCGAGTTGAGAAATTAGTTTGGACAGACCGCCCTGGTTTACGGAGCAACCAATTACAGCAGCATAATGCTGTCTCCAATTAGATTTGCATGGCCCGCTCAGAGACAGGCACAGCCTATTGTCCTGCACATTAATCCCAGCCAGAGTGGCAGCCATGCTGCTCCACTGGTCTCACCTACCGCTCTGACTTAGCCTCCGGCCTCACGGCCACTGCGCCCACGTACTCCCCTTGTTGACACAAGTGTTCCAGCGTCACATGCACATGCCTATATATGtgcatccaaacacacacatgcacatagtAGTTCTGGAGCTTGACTGCCCGTTTACTTTTACTCTGCTGCGTAACTGTGGAATCACTCTGAACACTGGTTGTTCTTGACATTTGCAGTTTTTGCTTTCGCGGGTGAAGTGACATACTTGGAATCTAGTGTTTTAACCATACATTTTAAAGATGCTCTCCAGTATTTTAGTGCTTGCTTAAAGGTAGGGGGCTCAGGAGGCAGATAAAGAAAAGGGATGATCACAGTTAAAACAGCAGAGGTGAAGATATCCTGACCTTTAGTCCTTAATCACTATATGTACCATAATGCTACTCAATGGCATCTTTTCATCAGCCCTGGACTTCCACAGTCTAAATATCACAAGCTTTCTTTTATAAAGCTATAGCCCTGAAGCTCAAGCtatatatgacatttttatcagAATCGACATGTCACCCAGTGCCAACAAAGACATTGTacaactgttttcacaggctgAGTGGTACTAACCATTCCCTGCAAACTGGTCTGGATGTGTAAGATTGTTGATGTTAATGTGGGCATGTTGTCTGTTCAAAGTTAAAGACCGGGACAATTCCATGACATTTTGGAGACAAACTCTATTCTCATTTCTGTCTTTGAAGCATCACCCACATTTCTAACAGCGTATTCGACTGCTTTACAAAATTCACACTTTGCTGTTTCACAGTTCCCACCTACCAAGTCGTGTTCTACACTTAGCAATAACACTAATGGTGTTGTGAAGGTGTAGGAGTATAAACCCTCATTTCAGCTTAAGAACTTCTAGGCTTAGATGGAGGGTGTCGGAAAATCTTTGGTTCATTGATTAAAAGAATATGCAGTCCTCCAGTAGGATGTCCTGAGTCTTTAGAGTTGACAGACTGAGCAATTCTCTGCAGAGGACGAATTCCAATGCTTTAGGttgtgtttcgtgtgtgtgtgtgtgtgtgtgtgtgtgtgtgtgtgtgtgtgtgtgtgtgtgtgtgtgtgtgtgtgtgtgtgtgtgtgtgtgtgtgtgtgtgtgtgtgtgtgtgtgtgtgtgtgtgtgtgtgtgtgtgtgtgtgtgtgtgtgtgtgtgtgtgtgtgtgtgtgagcgagcgagcgagcgagcgagcgagcgagcgtgcgtgtgttgtgtgtgtgtgtgttgtgtgtagttTGTTTATTCAGGGCCTGAACCCCTGCAGGATAATGGTATCATTTCACTGCTGTAATCACATCACAAAGCCTTGTCGCGACTCAGCCTGTGTTCTTTGGTATGGCATCTCCCTTCAGTTCAGATAACTTTGTCACTGGCTGTGTTGTTGGTTTGATAATACTGTTTCTCTTGCTGGGCcttggttgttgtgtttgtattgacTCAGTTAAAAGTAAGGTTTACGTAATAGGGTAGTGGAGAAATATTGTGGTGGATTATGTTGTTACCAAACTGAAAACACTTGTAGAGGTCCTGATTCTCTCCATGGTTGGCTCAAATCTAATGAGAAAAGGACGACAGGAAATTTTAACTCGAGCGTCATAAGTGCTTATTTAAAAATGAGTTCAGTCACAGGACTTAGATCTTAGACCAGCCACTCTGGTCATCCCAGAGCTACCTCCATAACTGCTGTGTCTGAAAAGAGGCCTCCAAGGCTCCAGCTTCCAGTAACAACTTGTGACTTAcctttgtctttccttttgtAAGACAACCATTTTAGTTGCTGTTGTGTGGTCAATGACTGTGAAGAAATTGCACTAATGAGTCAGAGTTTGCAGCGGTGACCATAGAAGTTGAGGTCATATAATTGGGAAGCGTGCTCACGACGGCGAAGCCACGGGAGGGAGATAAACATCCTGACCAATTGGCTGTCAGCTGATGACCATTGGTGTAAACCTGCTGGATACAGTCTGAGCCGGCACAAAGCTCTGCCTCCGCATCGCTGTCAGCTGCTGGAAGCACAAGTCCAAAGTGAAGGGTATCAGGAGAATGTAAAGGTTAACcatgcacagagagagacatataTGAGTTTTATTACTATTGCTTCTATTGTcaccaattattttctcaatcacCATCTTTTTTGTACAGTATCAGTTTAACACATTTGGAAACGGTCCCTGAACCactcacttttcatttcttgaGGTTGTTTTCTTCATAAGTCCGATTCAGTGTCAAAATGAATATACCTTGCACAACCACAGTAATAATCTAACAGTCCATATATTTACAGAGTTTATTCATTACAGTATATGAGTAGTCAGCAAAGCATTTTAATGAATtagttaaataatgaaatgtgagCGATGGTGTGATCCCTAGCACTCAGCGGTCGTAAATTATTGCTTCATTGgcaaagtacatttttaaaatccataaGTGATTGTAAGAGGACAGAAaactgtcttcttcttcttaatcgCCATCATAACATTTCATACTCTCCActatctttctctttctctccgtttctatcacacatcaaaTGCCAAATATCGTGGGAGCGTGCTGCTCTTTCATATCTGATTGAAGGCGTGAGGAGCATTAATGTCGAAGTCACCTATGTGTGATTGACAAGAAGCCGTCGCACTTTATCAGAGAAATGAAGTCGGCAAAGTGACGTGTTCCTTGTCTCCACACAGATCGATAAAACAGTgggcagtgttttctgtctgaagGAACActacatgtacatttttgtaaGTTGTTCAGTAAAGGCCGACTGACCCTTCACCTCTGAATGCACAGCTTGGCTCACGGACTTCCATTAACGACAAGGTCACAGTGTGTTTTGACTGGCAGGCTGCCGTCCCTCAGGTGCAGCGGGACACAGGTTAAAGCCACGGAAAAGCAAAGAGTTACTCTGTCAGTTCCTGCGTTCGCATTCAGCTTCAGGTGTCGTTTTCCATAGCTCTCAGGCACGTCCTGTCTTATTCCTCGTATGGCCCTTCCCTGGGGATCAGGCTTGTGGCTGCATTCCAGAGCCTTCCTCTCAAATTAGGCTCTCCGGGGGCAGCAGCCGCTCTGATGCTCCCTTCATTTGGAGGCAACGACACAAACCCTGCCTTCTTGACCACGGTTTAAATCCTGCCAGCGGCTCCAAAACAGCTGTCTCTGTGTTCACACTTTTAGCCTCCTGCAATTTGAGAAACAGTAGGTTTGTAAAACTCCAGCGGACTGCCTGCcgtcaacacaaacactcactagTGGACTGTGCAGTGGACGCTGTACAACAAACCGCTTCAGGCCCTGGATTTGGATTTTGCATCAGCAGAACACCTGAGAATACTGAAtaagtgtgtttacatgcacatgCAATTTTTTGTTAGAGAGGCGCTGATATGAGATTTCAGGGCAGATAATGATAAATGAtctttaaaatacaataatgaaGGAGATTGAACAGTCAAGGATTCAGCAACCTGAGAAAAATCTATCTATtgattttattgtaaataaattAAGACACTATGGGATTAATGAATGGTAACCTAAAGCTGTTGTAGTCCATTCTGAAGAGAGGGTGTGAGTGTttaacaattcaattcaattcaattttatttgtatagcgccatatcacaacacacattgtctcaaggcactttacatagtgaggtcaatattacaatattacagggaaaacccaacagatcccacaatgagcaaagcactttgCGACGCTGGacagaaaaaactcccttttaacaggaagaaatctctgacagaaccagactcagttgtgggcggtcatctgtctcgaccggttggggtgaggagagagaggaggaagagaggagaggtgggcagaaagagggtgggaggagagacagtaggagagaagagagagagaggacagttgtacaaccgccgctttagtCTTTaacagactgatacttataatttcAAACTATtacaatcatgttgttgttgttgttgttgataataataataacaataataatgacaggtttgggtcctgcagctctggggtcagagatacactaggagagatagaaaacacaaacagggttagtgacatgtactgtaaacatatcgggggagagaggagttgtataacagttgctttaatctccaccagactgatacttataattacggaaaaaccgacacttataaatgcaatgatgttattaataatattaaaggtaataataataataataatgacagatttggatcctgcagctctggggtcagatctactaggagagagagaaaacagagtcaGTGACAtgcaatgtaaatacatggggagagagggagagaaataggGAAAAAGAGggcgaaggagagagaggggggcggggggaggagagagtgacagagggaaCAATAAGCTGTCTAACAGCCCTGTGCCATcatccatcctcttcctccgtcctgctgctgctgctgctgtgaagagaCTGGACAGGTGCTGCTGGCAGAGAGCAGGGGGGGCGTCTTGATCTCTGCCTCAAAGCTCGTTCTTACACAGATATTGATGTGGGCTCAACTGTTACAATTTATTAGCCTGTTCATATTAGTTTGCTTTTAGCAGCATGTGCTCGGTGAGTGTGCCAAACATACCAAATATGGATGGAAATACTTTGAACTGCGGGCAAATCAGCTGCATTTCTGCAAGTTTATGCTCCgcttaatttgcttgtgttgtcTTCCTAACAATTCTGAGCCTTGTCAACACCTACCCAAGTGAAATACATGTAAAGCTTTAGGCAGTCACACAGAAGAGAGTCCAAGAAGAACTGGATGCCTCTTATTATCAGAACCGTTACAATTATTCAATATTCTAACTTATCGTCCACCAATATAACACTCTTCCCCTCTTTTAATACTGTCTTTAAATGAGGTGTtgactacaaaacaaaacatgatgtcCACTCTATGGTACATCCAGTTTTCCAAATGTACATGGCCTCCGTGGCACTAACACCagttcctctcctgtctccacaGATGCAGCAGCTGTTCTATGAGAACTACGAACCAAACAAGAAGGGCTACATACGAGATCTCCACAACAGCAAGATCCATCGAGCCATCACCCTCCACCCCAACAAGAACCCTCCTTACCAGTATCGCCTACACAGCTACATGCTCAGCCGCAAGATCGCAGACCTGCGCCACCGAACCATTGAGCTCCACCGGGAGATCGTCCAGATGGGACGATACGGAGCGGCTGAGCCCAGCCGAGACGACCTCCAGCTTGGCATGCCGCCCTCATTTATGCGCTTCCACCCGCGACAGAGAGAAGAGGTCCTGGAGTGGGAGTTCCTGACAGGGAAGTACCTGTACTCAGCATCTGACGGTCAGCCGCCCCGCCGCGGGATGGATTCCTCCCAGAGGCAGGCCttggatgacatcatcatgcaAGTGATGGAGATGATAAACGCAAATGCCAAGACACGCGGCCGGGTCATTGATTTCAAAGAAATCCAATATGGCTATCGGAGGGTCAACCCTTTATATGGGGCAGAGTACGTGCTGGACCTGCTCCTGCTGTACAAGAAGCACAAAGGAAAGACCATGACGGTTCCTGTGAGGAGGCACGCCTACCTGCAGCAGACCTTCAGCCAGATGCAgttcagagaggaggaggagatggatgcCCGAGCTCTGGCCAGCCACATTAACAAGGAGTCCGACTCCCTCTCATTTCTGTCGAACTCCCTCAAGATGCTGGTGCCCTTTAAGCTGGCCACCTCTGGCCAGGACCAGAGGGAACCCAAAGAGAAGAAAGTCAACATCCTGGTGCCTCTGTCGGGACGCTATGACATCTTTGTGCGCTTCATGGTCAACTTTGAAAGAGTTTGTCTGATCCCCAACCAGAACGTCAAGCTGCTGATCCTGCTCTTCAGcacagacaacaacacagagcGGGTGAAGCAAGTGGAGCTCATGAGGGAGTATCACATGAAGTATCCGCGGGCCGAGATGGAGATAAAACCCGTCACCGGCTCCTTCTCCAGGGCTCTGGCTTTGGAGGTGGGTTCCTTACATTTCTCCAATGATTCTCTGCTCTTCTACTGTGACGTGGATCTACTCTTCACCAGCGACTTTCTCAAGCGCTGTCGGGCCAACACCGCCCTGGGGGGGCAGTCCTACTTCCCCATCATCTTCAGCCAGTACGATCCCAAGGTGGTGTACGCTGGGAAGGTCCCGAGCAACAACCACTACGTCTTCACCTCCAAGACGGGCCTGTGGAGGAACTACGGCTTTGGGATCGTTTGCGTCTACAAGGGAGACTTGGTCACAGCTGGAGGCTTTGATACCTCTATACAGGGGTGGGGATTGGAGGACGTGGacctttttaataaatttgtCCAGTCAGGGATTAAGTTGTTCAGAAGTACGGACACGGGGATAGTACACGTCCACCACCAGGTCGTATGTGATCCCAACCTGGAGGCGAAGCAATACAAGATGTGCCTGGGCTCCAAAGCCTCATCACACGGCTCCACCCAGCAGCTGGCCGAGCTCTGGCTGGAGAAGAACGACCTTGGCTTTAGGAGACTGGCCAGTAATAACGGCTCGGTTAGGACAGTGTGAAGAAAGCCGGGCTGTCTTATAAACTTGACGTGAACCTTCTCTGtgctccctttctcctcttaGTGGTGTTTTCACTacctaatttattttttactgaaatgaaaagactCAACGTGGATATCttttgagatttattttttttgattttttttttaagaaaatgaacagaaacgCCACGACGAACATTTCTAGAGGCTGTCTGGGACCTtatatgtgtgttttgattGATGGTTGAAGGAATATTAACCAATATTCTGGTGTGCACCTGATCACACAGGGGGCCAGAGGTTCCTCCAGCCTGTTAAATATTATCTGTCAGGGCAGCAGGAGACAGGGGGGGGCAGGGATCATGCTTGTGTACCTCAGTGAAGTACACCGCCAGAGCGTTAAATATTTCATCTGTCTTGTCCGCAGAAAACAGATGAACGTGTGTCCATGTACTTTCAGACCAGCAGTGCTCAAAACATAACTCAACTCTTGATTGTGAATGTTTACAAAAGACTGATTCCAAACATTTCACCAATGAAAAGTCCATTTACAGCGATCTGAGTGATTACCGAGGGCCATTGAATTAGATAACTTAAGATTTACAGtcgttttctcttttgttttgctttaaccGTTTTGTTAATACAACATAACACTGTTAccgtttttgtatttttcttttactattAATTTCTGTGAACCCAACTGCTGGATTTGATATCTACAATTCATCTTTTGCTGTCTAATTTATTGAATTTGCAGGCTCCATTTTCTACTTTCTGGCTGTTTGAATATGTATATTGGAAAGATTGTATAACCAGTTGTGGGAtagtttttattcatgtttattttctttaactcATTATCACCAAAGAGTTTTGCACAGTCTACTTTAGGTATCatggtgcgtgcgtgcgtgcgtgcgtgcgtgcgtgcgtgcgtgcgtgtgcgtgtgcgtgtgtgagtgagtgttttgcAGGCACAAACATGAAACTGGCTGTATAATTGAGTAAACACAAAAGCTTTTTCAATCCCCGGCCTCTCTGGTGGTTCTGATGGGTGAGGCTGGAACCAGACTGGCTTTCATTCCAGCAGGTTGAAATGGGAGCAGCGCTCTGGTTGGCCAGGTCAAGTCACACATCGCTGTCTCTTTCTATAAATGAcgttcttttattttgaaataacaataataataataatgataaaaagaaacatgttgTGGCTGGTCCCAGTCTACAGAGGTGTGATGTCAGTGCTGATTCCActgagctgtgatgtgaaaaCCCGCGGTCTGGTCCTGTTTTGCAGGTTTGAGGGCAATGACATTTCCTCGTTCATGCCTGTGTTGCTTACATGCAGGTACTGCACCGTACATTGTAGCACTCCATCGGATGAATGCTCCTCTTTCAGCAGTGCAACAAGAAGGAtgactgattttttaaaactgacgtTAACAGGATCAtcttagaattttttttatttttttttttatttctttgacttTTATAATATTTGTTCTTTCAAACCTGTCCAACTGGACGATGTTTTctatttaagaaataaaatgggGGGAAACGTATGAAAATATGCTGCTTTGTGGTATTTTTC
This region includes:
- the chsy1 gene encoding chondroitin sulfate synthase 1 yields the protein MAGRSRRAWFSVLLGLVLGFTLASRLILPKATELKTAGQKRRAGAAGCGLNGALGLGSERGGGGGAPWPARDNGPPATEEPGSRSNDFLFVGVMTAQKYLNSRAVAAHRTWAQTVPGDVEFFSSEGSDTSIPIPIVALRNVDDSYPPQKKSFMMLKYMHDHYLDRYEWFMRADDDVYIKSEKLESFLRSLNSSEAIFLGQTGMGARDELGKLALEPGENFCMGGPGVIMSREVLRRMVPHIRECLQEMYTTHEDVEVGRCVRRFAGVQCVWSYEMQQLFYENYEPNKKGYIRDLHNSKIHRAITLHPNKNPPYQYRLHSYMLSRKIADLRHRTIELHREIVQMGRYGAAEPSRDDLQLGMPPSFMRFHPRQREEVLEWEFLTGKYLYSASDGQPPRRGMDSSQRQALDDIIMQVMEMINANAKTRGRVIDFKEIQYGYRRVNPLYGAEYVLDLLLLYKKHKGKTMTVPVRRHAYLQQTFSQMQFREEEEMDARALASHINKESDSLSFLSNSLKMLVPFKLATSGQDQREPKEKKVNILVPLSGRYDIFVRFMVNFERVCLIPNQNVKLLILLFSTDNNTERVKQVELMREYHMKYPRAEMEIKPVTGSFSRALALEVGSLHFSNDSLLFYCDVDLLFTSDFLKRCRANTALGGQSYFPIIFSQYDPKVVYAGKVPSNNHYVFTSKTGLWRNYGFGIVCVYKGDLVTAGGFDTSIQGWGLEDVDLFNKFVQSGIKLFRSTDTGIVHVHHQVVCDPNLEAKQYKMCLGSKASSHGSTQQLAELWLEKNDLGFRRLASNNGSVRTV